From a single Notolabrus celidotus isolate fNotCel1 chromosome 7, fNotCel1.pri, whole genome shotgun sequence genomic region:
- the LOC117816365 gene encoding persephin: MRSLLKLVVILFCVQRGESGWLRALMDQKQETRSPDTSPNVDKTSRNPAAEDAQTEASGVAPAPMIRSRRSALDSQCGLRSVLLQVRDLGLGYDSDETVLFKYCSGTCPHARSNHDLTLTNLLLSGVLPQPAPGELWHNAPCCRPTHHEDMAFLDNSHRWHKVEKLSAAGCSCVG, translated from the exons ATGAGGTCCCTGTTGAAGCTGGTTGTGATTCTGTTCTGCGTCCAGAGGGGAGAGAGCGGCTGGCTGAGGGCACTGATGG ATCAGAAACAAGAAACAAGATCTCCCGACACGTCACCAAACGTGGACAAGACGAGCAGAAATCCAGCTGCAGAAGACGCCCAAACGGAAGCATCTGGAGTCGCACCTGCTCCCATGATTCGCTCTCGTCGCTCCGCCCTGGACTCTCAGTGCGGCCTGCGCTCCGTCCTGCTTCAGGTCAGAGACCTCGGGCTGGGCTACGACTCGGACGAGACCGTCCTCTTCAAGTACTGCAGCGGGACGTGTCCCCACGCTCGCTCCAACCACGACCTCACCCTCACCAACCTGCTGCTGAGCGGGGTGCTCCCTCAACCTGCGCCCGGGGAGCTGTGGCACAACGCGCCCTGCTGCAGGCCCACCCACCACGAGGACATGGCCTTCCTGGACAACTCTCACCGCTGGCACAAGGTGGAGAAGCTGTCGGCGGCGGGCTGCAGCTGTGTGGGATAG
- the wdr83 gene encoding WD repeat domain-containing protein 83 yields the protein MSFPEPKPEAPQLPQHLLKTIDCQQGAIRAVRFNADGNYLLSCGSDKSLKLWSVSRGTLLKTYSGHGYEVLDADSSYDNSLICSCSSDKTVILWDVATGQVTRKLRGHAGKVNCVQFNEEASVMLSGSIDGTVRCWDTRSRRFEPIQILDEARDGISSLKVVQHELLTGSVDGRVRRYDLRMGQLHVDFLSSPITCVCFSQDGQCTLSSSLDSTVRLLDKSTGEMLGEYTGHKMKGYKLDCCLTSKDTHVLSCSEDGHVYCWDLVEGSLSLKIPVGKAVVQSLSFHPSETCLLTAMEGRVQVWGAEPEETEEDAMAT from the exons ATGTCGTTCCCTGAACCCAAACCTGAGGCTCCTCAGCTTCCCCAACACCTGCTCAAGACCATCGACTGTCAGCAGGGAGCCATCAGGGCTGTTCGCTTCAATG CTGATGGGAACTACCTGCTGTCTTGCGGCAGTGACAAATCTCTAAAGCTGTGGAGTGTGAGCCGAGGGACTCTGCTCAAAACGTACAGCGGCCACGGATACGAGGTCCTGGATGCTGACAG CTCGTACGACAACAGCCTGATTTGCTCGTGCAGCTCTGATAAGACGGTGATCCTGTGGGACGTCGCTACGGGACAGGTCACACGCAAACTCAGAGGACATGCTGGG AAAGTCAACTGTGTCCAGTTCAACGAGGAGGCAAGTGTCATGTTGTCTG GCTCCATAGACGGGACAGTCCGGTGCTGGGACACCAGGTCCAGAAGATTTGAGCCCATCCAGATCTTAGACGAGGCTCGGGACGGCATCAGCAGCCTGAAAGTCGTACAACACGAGCTACTGACCGG GTCAGTGGATGGCAGAGTGAGGCGCTATGACCTGAGGATGGGACAACTGCATGTTGACTTCCTCAGCA gtcccatcacatgtgtgtgtttcagtcaggACGGTCAATGCACTCTGAGCTCCAGTCTGGACTCTACAGTCAGGTTACTGGACAAGAGCACCGGGGAGATGCTGGGAGA GTATACAGGACACAAGATGAAGGGCTATAAGCTGGACTGCTGCCTCACCAGTAAAGACACACACGTCCTGAGCTGCTCCGAAGACGGACACGTCTACTGCTGGGACCTGGTGGAg GGATCTTTGTCCTTGAAGATACCCGTCGGGAAAGCCGTCGTCCAGTCGCTGTCCTTCCACCCCTCTGAGACCTGCCTCCTCACAGCCATGGAGGGGCGTGTCCAGGTGTGGGGGGCGGAGccagaggagacagaagaggatGCTATGGCCACATAG